AGACATTACGGTTGATCGCTTGTTGGCGGCCTTAGATGAGGCCGACAGTGCGAAGGCCACAAAGCGTCTCATGATCGCGTTGGCGTATAAGGACGGTGTTTCGGTCGATACGTTGAGCGCGCGGTACGGCCTGTCGCGTTCGACAGTGTACTCGTGGCTCGATCGGTTCGAGTCCCGATCGATCGAATCCGCGATCGAGGACGATTCGCGGCCGGGACGACCGCCGAAACTCGATGAGGCAGAACAGGCGTCGGTGCGCGACGCTCTCGACACGCCGCCGACCGATTTCGGGTACGAACAGTCGATGTGGACGCCGGAGCTCCTCCAAGAACACATCAAGCGTGAACACGACGTTTCGTACTCGCTCGGTCACGTTCGTCGCATCATTCGGGAGCTAGCCAAGCCGTAACGCTGACCGACCGCTACTCGTGGTCTCATCATAAGCGACCGCACAGCCGGATTCGGGTGATATCGAAATCGGCGATTTTGACGGCTCTCAACTGTGTAAGGAGCTAATAACTTTCCTGAGTAAGAACGTATTCGGCTGTGATGTCCGAGTGGCTGACTGAAAGTGACTGGGAGCGCATCATCTCGTTTGCGAATGCTAGTATGCACGAACGAACACCAGAACTGTTACTGCCCGAATCAGGCGCAGGCAGTGACGATAGCTCTCAGACGGAGACCGACCCAGTAGAAACAGCTTCCGACGACTAACGACGGGTTACTGTCTTTTTTTCGGATCGGATGTCGACCAGTTCCGAGTAGGATATCGTTGGCAGAGGGGAACCTATCGGTACGTCTCCTCGCAGTTCCGATCGAGCCGATTTGGCGGCGATCGACTCAAACGAGGTTTTCGGCTTCAATCGTCTCCCAGATCTCGGTGCCATGCTCTGTGATGCCGTAGACGCGTCCTTTTCTGCGATCTTCGGACACAAGCAGTTCTACCAGCGATCGTTCCCGAAGCCGACCCAGCGCGCGCGAGACGTGTGATATCGATAT
The sequence above is drawn from the Halocatena salina genome and encodes:
- a CDS encoding helix-turn-helix domain-containing protein, giving the protein MDKLADITVDRLLAALDEADSAKATKRLMIALAYKDGVSVDTLSARYGLSRSTVYSWLDRFESRSIESAIEDDSRPGRPPKLDEAEQASVRDALDTPPTDFGYEQSMWTPELLQEHIKREHDVSYSLGHVRRIIRELAKP
- a CDS encoding winged helix-turn-helix domain-containing protein; translated protein: MTQNWDEVSFVISSNYRVAVLQRLAVGPATPSQIADDAEISISHVSRALGRLRERSLVELLVSEDRRKGRVYGITEHGTEIWETIEAENLV